AACAATAATAAACCCAGTGGGGTCCCGGCAGGGACTTACAAAGCTTTAATTGTGAGTAATAGTGCCGGTGGCGTGACCAATGATCGTATCCCGAATGGAACTAATTGGGTGTTATCTGCTGGTCGCCACTATTATAGATGTAATTCATCTGGATATTCGAACTGTAGTGATCAACATACAAGATTATTTATAGCAGATGGATCTGCCGGCTTTGATCCGACGAGTTTAGGTAGATCTTTTTCAACAATTGGAGACCAATATTGGACAGGAATGACGAATGCTCTTTCACCGGCCATACAAGCCAGTTCTCCGACTTGTCCTGGGGATGGATTAGCTTATATCCATAACTGCAATGGGTTTACTTATCAAAACTGTCCTTCTACACCAACAACATTCCTTTATGGACAAACTTGGACTATGGCATCTGCCACTAGTATCTCCAGTCAAGAATCACTATGTTCTGCTACAAAAAAACTGATCTGCATAGAGCAATAAACTAAAGTTAACTTAAGACCTTTAACTTTTCTTTCAAAGACTTGGCGGCCATCGCAAAACCGCCGTCAGCTCCATCCACAAAATGAACTTCCTCAGAGGATGCTACCTTTAAAACACAGGTCATAAGAGACCTGTTAGAAGTATAAATTCCATAACAAAGGAAGCCCTCTTTTTCCAACTGGTCTAAAAATTCGACTAGGGCTTTTCTATGTTGTTTGGATCCGTCAATGACCATCTTTAAAGTTCCATCGTATTTACGAAAGTCTGCAGAGAGAACTTGGTAGTCTTTTAATTTGTTTAGAGAATAATGTCCCGATCGGAGTGGAATTCCAAACCTCATAGCGATTGCCATCACCGTTCTTTCGATCCAAATTTTCGTGAGTATCAGATAAAATTTGAACCCACTATCCACCCCCACTCGCGCTTTTGCTTCATTACGTAAATAAGGACCCGAATCTAGTTCAATATGATTTACGCGTAAAGGATGGTAATCCCCTTCTTCTCCATATTCCGAACGAATAAAATTCAAAACACGAGTCACCGTTTTTTTGCAAACTTCAAAGTCTTTGTGGATGGGTTTTACAATGAGAGAAACAATTTCTCCTCGTTCGCTCGGAACATCTTTCCAACGACAAGTAAATCCGGTAAAGTCAGCAGGCAGTATCTTTTCATTTTCGCGAACTAGATAAGACTCATCTTTTCCCTCTTTGATCCATGTTTCTGCAAGTGGCAACGCATCACCAAACAAAGAACATTGGACATAGTGTTCGGATGCTCGAAACTTACTTAAGAATAACTCTGCACCTGCACGATACAACTCCTGAACCGGAACAATCCCGGCTCTCATCTCCAAACCAAAGGCAGTCCGCACTTGGGAAATGGTATCTGCAATGGCAGAACGAATCGGAAATAATAAATTAATAGGAAGTAAAAAGGTAACTCCGTCTCCACCAAATACAAAAGGAAAATCCATGTGGCCATAAACATTGGCTACGGCTATGGCAGTAAGTCCTCCCGCAGTATTCACATCTTTATAACGACCTTCTTCAATGGCCTTGGTTGACCCGACAATATCGGTAATCAAAACAAACCAATCATCCGGAACTTTTGTGGGCATATTGCCATCAAAAAGATTTTGAAAATCGGGACTTGGGTTTAGGTTTTTATAAAAATCATCCACAGAGAGTCAGACGATGGATTTCGTATACAAAGTAGATATTTTTCTTGGTTGTCTCGGAAAAGCCGTCTGTAAATCGTACTATCATAGCTTATGAACCAAGTTCTACTTCGCACATCATTTTCCCTCTTTCTTCTTTTCGGATTTTTTGGCTCTTCCTATTGTTTTGGATTTTACTTAAACGAACTTGCCGCCAACGAACGTAAGGTTTGGTTAGAAGAAAAAGCCTGGGCCATCACCAATTCCATGACAGAAGCGGAACTCGTCGGCCAAACCATCCACATTGCGATTCCCCAAAAAACAGTGGATGCTGTTGCCACTGAAGAAATCGCAGAAACAAAACCTGGCGGAATCATTCTCTTCGGAAAGAACTTAGGTAAAAAAGAAGAAATCCTCGCACTCACAAAGGGATTACAATCGCAAGCAAAGGAAACAAAACTCCAACCCTTTCTTATCTCCACAGACCAGGAAGGAGGACGAGTCTTTCGAGTCCAAGATGGGATCACACCTTATCCGGGAGCTATGGCAGTGGGCCAAACAGGAAATACCCAGTGGGGAGAAACTGTAGGTTTTGTCACATCATACGAACTTCGTAATCTAGGACTCAACTTTCTTTTTGCACCAGTCCTTGATATCAATAACAATCCTTTAAACCCCGTCATCAACACACGTTCGTTTGGTTCCGATTCCAAAAGAGTTTCAGAAGTAGCAGTAGCTTACGAAAGAGGAGCACGTGCAGGAGGTTGTCTACCTGTGATCAAACACTTTCCAGGACATGGAGACACCACAGTGGATAGCCATCTGGGCCTTCCCGTCATAAGCAAAAGTTTAGAAGAGTTAGAACAACTAGAGCTAATTCCGTTTAAAAGATCCATAGCAGGTGGGGCCGAGGCAGTGATGTCAGCTCACATCATGTATCCTAAAATTGATCCGCAGTTTCCCGCCACACTTTCCAAAACCATACTAACGGATGTTCTCCGAAAGAGCTTAAATTTTGATGGAATCATCATCACAGATGCGATGGAGATGCATGCCATCTCCAAAAATTATGAAAAAGACAGACCGGGAGTTTTAACCCTACTGGCGGGTGCCAATATTGTTCTTCTTACTAGTTGGGGAGAAACAGCTCGTAAGTTCAAAGCCCAACTAACCGATGCTTATAAAAATGGTGAGTTTCGATATGTGGACAAAGACGGAAAAGAACATGACAAACTAAAGGAAGCGGTCCAAAAACAAATTCGAAAAAAACTTGAGTTGGGACTTTATGATGAAAATTCCGTCCTTCCCAAAGTATACGAAGAAAACCAAAAACAAAAAGAATTCCTAACCAATTGGAATTTGGAACGAAACCAAAGATATTCTAAACTAGCAGAGTCAAAAAACTTTGTAAAAGAAATCAACGAAGACTCTATTCGCGCTTACCCAAAACCAGTTTTAACAGCAAACATCATACCAACTGAAACTCTTTCGTTTGCGAAAAACAATCGTTTGCGAGAAACTCTCAAAACAAAAAAAATCGATTCGGTTCCTTTCAAATCCTTTCAAACCCAAACAAAAAACAAATCGATCACAACCTACCTGTTTGATTCCACTTCCGAAACAGAAGTTCTATCCATTGCCTCTCTCGCAAAAAAACATACAACAAAACGATTTATCATTTTGCATGGTGGAACTCCGTTTATCAAACTACCGGAACTTCCCAATTTACAGTATTTGTTGTCGTTTTCTTTGACCCAAGGATCTTGGGAAGCGTTAGGTGAGAAAGTAAGCGCAGGAAAAGAGATCCCTAAAGTGGATTTGATTTTACTACCAAAGGGATCGAAGACACCATCCAAAGGTGCCTTCCCAGAACGATTGTAAATATTTATGTGAGAGCTTCTCTAATTCCACCACGTTTGCGGATTTCATCATACAAAGTTTTCCGCACAGTTTCGTCGGCATCCACATAACGAAGCAAATACAGATCTGACTTTTGTTTTGTAGGCATCATTTTTGCGCGGATATGAAACATAGGTCCGTTATCAAAACCGAAACTCACTTCCCAAAGGTCTTGTTGTTTCCAAATTTCAGCTGAAATCCCTGGAGGGAATGTAAACAAAATTCCACGATCAGACAATCGTTCGGAGAGTGTAATAAAAGGTCTTGGAGTTTCTTTAATATCAAACCGTTTTTCGTTATTTTCTTTTTGGTCTTTCGCAATTCGTTTTAAAACTTCTAACTGTTTATCTATGTTTTCTTCTGTGAGTAAAAGTTTATTTTTATCTAATTCTAAAACCTGTTTTTTTTCATCAGGTGGTGGCCAAGGAGAAACTGTCAGGGATACCTTATCCGTTAACATCAAGTGAGATTCCCCTTTCCTTTCGATCTTACCATTAAAATGGAAAATGACACCACTTTCATTTGTTCGAATCACCCGACCCTCGAGCAAATAACCGCCGCTACTTGGTCGAAATACATATAACTTGGCTTCCTTACCCGGAACCAGTAAATCCTTGGAAAGACCTTTGATCGACAAAAGGAGTTCGTCTGCCGTCTTTTGCATCACATAGGTAAGTTCTTCCCTTCCGTCTGCTTCTAAAGCCGCCACCTCACCTAGAGTTAGTTCATTCAAAGAAAGAATTTCTTTTTTGAATTCTACACCAGACCGAAAGAGTTTATCAAAAAGATCCACTTCCTTTTCTGTCGTATTGGCATTGGATTTTAAAAAATATCGATAGAGTGCGTTCTTTAGTTTGTTACGATTTTCAGGCAAAAGATAAATTTCGCGTTCTTCTTCATTCAAATGGTCATAAAAAGCATGGAGGATGTTCAACTCTACCTGGTTGCACTTCCTTGCAACGGCATATCTTTGAAACTCAACCCAATGGTTCACAACGCTTGTTTGTTTATTTTGTAAGTAATTCATCACCTTCACGTAAATAAAGGCGGCAACACCCATAAGAAAGATGTAAAAAAGGTAGATCGTATCAAATTTCGGAAAAATCCAAACGACTTGTGCTATAAAATTCATAATTTACTTTTCCTCATATCCATATTGTGTCGAATGGAAGCAAGGTGAGTTCCTCCTACTTCAAAATTATCGGCAAAAATCCTCTCCACGGGACAGTTGTTCCCCAAGGAAATAAAAATGAAGCGTTACCGCTTCTCGGTGCTCTCCTTCTTTGGGAAGGAGACGTCATTCTGGAAAACCTTCCGGAAATTGCCGATGTTCTCAAACTCATGGAGGTCCTCCGCCAAATTGGAGTGGAAATCACTGCCCTCGATACAAAAGGATCATACCTCTTTCAGAAAAAAAATCCAGTGAAATCGGATCTTCCTTACGAACTTTGTTCCCAACTACGAGGTGCTGTAACACTCGCGGGACCTATCCTTGCTCGCACGGGAAGAGTTTTTCTTCCGAAACCCGGTGGGGACAAAATTGGCCGCCGGCGTATGGATACCCACTTACTTGCTTTAGAGGCACTGGGTGCCAAAATCGAAGTTTTTCCAGACGGATACATGATCACTGCTGACCGTTTGGTGGGAAAAGATATCCTTCTAGATGAGGCTTCTGTCACTGCGACAGAGAATGCTGTAATGGCAGCCGTATATGCGGAAGGTATAACAACCATTCGGAATGCCGCCTCAGAACCCCATGTCCAAGGTCTTTGTCGTTTTTTAATCGCCGCTGGTGCCAACATTGAAGGTGTCGGAACAAACCAGCTAACGATCACAGGTGTCAGTAAACTTTCCTCCCCACTGGGTGGACTCAAACATAGAATTGGTTCCGATTACTTAGAAATTGGATCCTTCATTAGCCTTGCTGCCGTCACCGGGGGAGAAATCCACATTACTGACGTCAATCCAGAGGACATCCGAATGATTCGGATGGTGTATTCTCGACTGGGCATCGAAGTTAGGCCCACGGAAAATGGAATCCTTGTTCCTTCTGACCAAAAGATGGAAATCATCCCCGACTATCATGGAGCCACACCGAAAATCGATGATGCCCCTTGGCCGGGATTTCCCGCGGACATGACTTCTGTGGCTCTGGTCACAGCGACTCAGTGCAAAGGAACAGTTCTTATTCACGAAAAACTTTTTGAATCCAGGCTTTTCTTTGTGGATAACATCATTGCCATGGGGGCCCAAATCATTCTCTGTGACCCACACAGAGCCATTGTGATTGGTGCCAATCGTTTGTATGGCCAAAGGGTCGCAAGCCCCGATATCCGTGCCGGGATGGCGATGATCATTGCTGCCCTTTGTGCTGAAGGCCAAAGCGAAATTCATAACATTGTTCAGATTGATAGAGGTTTTGAATCGATTGATACCCGACTCCGGTCTTTGGGTGCTCAAATCGAAAGAGTTTCTGATTAGATGAAACGAAAGGATCTTTTCCGAGAAGGTTTTAAATCCGTCTTTCAATTTACCTTTACGAAAGCCGATGAACTGACAGAGGCCATAAAAGAAGTTTGGGAAGACGAAAAAACGCCCAAACCAAAGTCTTCCCGCAAATCGAAATTACCATCTAGCAAAGAAAAGTCGGCAAATAAACAAACAAATGTCCGGAAACGTAAAACAAGAATGTTCCAGACTTTGTCCCAACCACCTGGAGCTTCTCCTGATTTTTATTCTCTTTGTACAGGATGTAACGAATGTATTTTTTCCTGTCCTTATGCCGTCCTATTTCCTGTCACAATACCGGAATCAGGAAAGATATTTCCTCATTTTGATCCCAATGCAAAGGCTTGCCATCTCTGCACTGACTGGCCTTGTATTAGTGTTTGTCCTGAACAAGCACTAA
Above is a window of Leptospira wolbachii serovar Codice str. CDC DNA encoding:
- a CDS encoding DUF3095 domain-containing protein; this translates as MDDFYKNLNPSPDFQNLFDGNMPTKVPDDWFVLITDIVGSTKAIEEGRYKDVNTAGGLTAIAVANVYGHMDFPFVFGGDGVTFLLPINLLFPIRSAIADTISQVRTAFGLEMRAGIVPVQELYRAGAELFLSKFRASEHYVQCSLFGDALPLAETWIKEGKDESYLVRENEKILPADFTGFTCRWKDVPSERGEIVSLIVKPIHKDFEVCKKTVTRVLNFIRSEYGEEGDYHPLRVNHIELDSGPYLRNEAKARVGVDSGFKFYLILTKIWIERTVMAIAMRFGIPLRSGHYSLNKLKDYQVLSADFRKYDGTLKMVIDGSKQHRKALVEFLDQLEKEGFLCYGIYTSNRSLMTCVLKVASSEEVHFVDGADGGFAMAAKSLKEKLKVLS
- a CDS encoding glycoside hydrolase family 3 protein: MNQVLLRTSFSLFLLFGFFGSSYCFGFYLNELAANERKVWLEEKAWAITNSMTEAELVGQTIHIAIPQKTVDAVATEEIAETKPGGIILFGKNLGKKEEILALTKGLQSQAKETKLQPFLISTDQEGGRVFRVQDGITPYPGAMAVGQTGNTQWGETVGFVTSYELRNLGLNFLFAPVLDINNNPLNPVINTRSFGSDSKRVSEVAVAYERGARAGGCLPVIKHFPGHGDTTVDSHLGLPVISKSLEELEQLELIPFKRSIAGGAEAVMSAHIMYPKIDPQFPATLSKTILTDVLRKSLNFDGIIITDAMEMHAISKNYEKDRPGVLTLLAGANIVLLTSWGETARKFKAQLTDAYKNGEFRYVDKDGKEHDKLKEAVQKQIRKKLELGLYDENSVLPKVYEENQKQKEFLTNWNLERNQRYSKLAESKNFVKEINEDSIRAYPKPVLTANIIPTETLSFAKNNRLRETLKTKKIDSVPFKSFQTQTKNKSITTYLFDSTSETEVLSIASLAKKHTTKRFIILHGGTPFIKLPELPNLQYLLSFSLTQGSWEALGEKVSAGKEIPKVDLILLPKGSKTPSKGAFPERL
- the murA gene encoding UDP-N-acetylglucosamine 1-carboxyvinyltransferase; translation: MSSSYFKIIGKNPLHGTVVPQGNKNEALPLLGALLLWEGDVILENLPEIADVLKLMEVLRQIGVEITALDTKGSYLFQKKNPVKSDLPYELCSQLRGAVTLAGPILARTGRVFLPKPGGDKIGRRRMDTHLLALEALGAKIEVFPDGYMITADRLVGKDILLDEASVTATENAVMAAVYAEGITTIRNAASEPHVQGLCRFLIAAGANIEGVGTNQLTITGVSKLSSPLGGLKHRIGSDYLEIGSFISLAAVTGGEIHITDVNPEDIRMIRMVYSRLGIEVRPTENGILVPSDQKMEIIPDYHGATPKIDDAPWPGFPADMTSVALVTATQCKGTVLIHEKLFESRLFFVDNIIAMGAQIILCDPHRAIVIGANRLYGQRVASPDIRAGMAMIIAALCAEGQSEIHNIVQIDRGFESIDTRLRSLGAQIERVSD
- a CDS encoding 4Fe-4S dicluster domain-containing protein: MKRKDLFREGFKSVFQFTFTKADELTEAIKEVWEDEKTPKPKSSRKSKLPSSKEKSANKQTNVRKRKTRMFQTLSQPPGASPDFYSLCTGCNECIFSCPYAVLFPVTIPESGKIFPHFDPNAKACHLCTDWPCISVCPEQALIPYELSGEKPNFGKAKAITEHCINEKTGESTCNVCFVTCPIEKTVKFKGNLPVFASSSCTGCGLCVESCPSFPKAIQIKFKKQ